The Idiomarina loihiensis L2TR genomic sequence GTTCTCTGGCGGAAGGCTATACCGGAAAAACCTGTATTGGTACCTATGTCACAGGGCTGAAAGACGGTCAAGAGAAGACTATTTTCATCTACAACAACTGTGACCATGCCGAAACCAACAAAGAAGTTGGCGCCCAGGCAGTCTCGTACACCACCGGCGTACCGGCAATGATTGGCGCATCGATGATGTTGCAGGGTCATTGGATGGAACCAGGCGTCTGGAATATGGAGCAGTTTGACCCGGACGAGTTTATGGAGCGGCTAAACAAATATGGCCTTCCATGGCAAGTCCTGGAATGCGATAAGCCATTTGAGAAGTAACAGAGAAGACAACGCATGAGTCAATATACATCGCCGGAAATTCCGTCTCCTTGCTATGTGCTGGACGAAAAGCTGCTACGCAAGAACCTCGAGCTGATGCAAAAGGTACAGGAGCAAAGTGGTGCCGACATTATTCTGGCACTGAAAGGCTACGCCATGTGGTCAGCTTTTCCGCTTATTCGTCAGTATCTGAAAGGCTGCACAGCCAGTTCTGTCTGGGAGGCAAAGCTGGCAGCGGAGGAGTTTTCGCGCGAAGTTCATGCTTATGCGCCAGCTTATAAACAAGAAGACATCGACGAACTGCTGCCGTTAGTGAATCACTTGTCTTTCAACAGTGTCTCTCAATGGCACAAGTACCGTGAACAGACAGCTGATGCCGGAGTTTCCGTTGGTCTGCGTATTAACCCGGAGCATCAGGAAGCTGAAACTGAGCTTTATGATCCCAGCGCACCGGGCTCTCGTCTGGGTATTCGTGCCAGCGAACTTAATCAGCAGGACTTAACCGGCGTTGAAGGTTTGCACGTGCACAACCTGTGCGAGTGCGACTCTTTTGCCCTTGAGCGCACACTGGACGCCGTGGAAAACCGTTTTGGCGAACAGCTAAAACAAATGAAATGGTTGAATCTGGGTGGCGGACATCTCATGACCCGTCAGGGCTACGATGTTGATCATCTGATAAAACAGTTAAAGCGCCTGCGCGAAACCTACGACCTTCAAGTGATACTGGAGCCCGGCTCTGCCGTTGCCTGGCAAACCGGTCCGCTGGTCTGTGAAGTGGTGGATATTGTTGAGAACCAGGGGCAAATTGCTTTACTGGATATTTCAGCCACAGCGCATATGCCGGACGTGCTGGAAATGCCTTATCGCCCGGTCATTACCGGAGCAGGTTTACCAGCAGAAAAAGCCTTCAGTTATCGCTTAGGCGGCAACAGTTGCTTAGCCGGTGATGTTATCGGTGAGTACAGTTTTGATCAGCCGCTGGCTGTTGGCGACCGCCTGGTGTTTGAGGACATGATGCATTACACCATGGTGAAAACGTCTTTCTTTAACGGTGTTCAACACCCAGCCATTGGTATTTTGCGGGAGAATGGACAGTTCGATTGTGTACGACAATTTAGCTACGAAGATTTCCGCAATCGCTTGTCTTAAACACAAATAAGCTTTCGCAGTTCAAATCAAAGGCCACTTAGTCCTATATACTCTAATCAAGTGGCCTTTTTGCTTTCTCAACCACCGAAGGTGGCATTCTCTCAGCCAGCTTTGCAAGCTTCTGTTCAATATCCGCATAAGTCCGCTTATCAGCGGTAATTGAATTATGCAGCCAATGATAAGCTTTTTCATAATCATAAGGGCTGCCTTCATCGGCCAGCAGAATATCGGCAAAGCGTCGTTGCGCAGGCAAATTTCCTAACGATGCGGCTTCACGAAGGTACAGAATGGCACGCTCAATGTCTTTTTGCACCAAAACCCCTTCATGGTAATAGCGACCTAACTGCTCCAGAGCTTCCAGTAAGCCATGCTGAGCTGCTTTCTCCATATACAGCAGGCCAAGTTCGGGGTCACGGTCATAACACACACCCCAGGCCATCATGTCGCCATAAAGAAACTGATAAGTCGGTCGGCGCTCAAGCTCGGCCTGAGCTTCAATATCCTGTGCCAACTGGCAGCGATCGGTATCGCGTACCCGTTTCAGATGCGCATTAGTTGCAAACATCTCAACCAGTTCCGCGTCTGAATATAACTGTACCGCTTCAACATCCTGCGCCTGCGCCTTGTGCATAGCGGTCAATCCGGCTACAGCAATCAGCATTGGAATGACTATCTTCATAAAGTTGCCTGTGGTCTCTCTGAATATACCTAAAAGCTTAACTGTTTAGGTTATCGGCACAGAGTCGCAAACCCTTAAACAACAAATCGTCATAACGACAGAATTCAACCGACAAGGTTCGCATCAAATGCTCACCGTCACCACCGGTGACCACCACATCAAAAGGCTGGTCAGAAAAATAGCGGCCGGACAACTGAATCGCTTGTGCAATAGCACCGGTTAAAGCCGCTTCAGCCCCTTGGGTAATACCATCAAAAGTATCCAGCCCGGCAGCTAAACCATCACGCTCAATATCATTTACCGTAATGCCCTTTAAATTAGCCGTACCCTGACCCAAGGCATTTAGCATTAACTGTCGTCCGGGAACAATCCAGCCGCCAAGATGACGGCCATCAGCCATCAACCAGTCAATGGTCAGCGCAGTACCCGCATCGACAATCAGTGCGTTCTGTTTCACTTGCTCATGACAACCGAGTAAGGCCATCCAGCGATCCGAGCCGAGGCGCTCAGGTTCTTTAGTGTAACCATTAGTAACCCCTGCTTGCTGTGCTCTGGTTTTTTGCCAGAAAACTTTTATACCCAGTTCCGCCAGCGAGCTATTTAACGTATCCATCACCTGAACAGCGGCTACACTGCAACCAATGGCCTGTTGCTCTCGTTCTAGCTGGCGAGAGCTTACAACCTCAAGTAACAAATCTTTTAGCGGCTGACTTAAATCGTTTAGCCAGCTTTGATGAGGAATCGCACCCAGAATCTCAATTTTGTCGGTGTCAGCATCCCACCATGCAAATTTGCTGCGAGTATTGCCCGCATCAATTAGTAGCATCTTGCGCCCTCAATGAAACTTCACCACCAAAATAACGACGTACGCCCTGCTCATCTTCTACCAGTAACGCACCATTTTCGTCGATTCCACGACAGGTTCCTAAACAAACTCTCTGCCCCATAATGAGCTTCACCGGCTTGTCCAAAAAGCAGTCGTAGCGGCGCCAGCTTTGCTGAAACGCAGCCAGCCCGTGTTGCTCGTATTGCTGTAAAGCCGACAGTACAGAGGCACGTACCTGCGCCGCAATATGATTACGCGACATTGGCTGCGGCAATTCGGAGTTCAGATCCGTCCAGGCCTGATCAATGCTCGCACCAACATGCTCTGGCATGGTTAAATTAATGCCAATGCCAATAATGCTGTGCGCAGCGCCTTCCGGCGAGGTTTCAAGATCGACCAGTATTCCGGTCACTTTCTTCCCGCGAATATAAACATCGTTAGGCCATTTTACGCTAACGCCTTCAATACCCAGGTCGGTAAAACATTCCGCTAAGGCGACCCCAGCCGCAAGGCTTAACCCCATGGCGCCATGAATACCTTCATCCAAAGGCCAATACACACTAAAGTAAAGGTTATTGCCAAAGGGCGAAATCCATTTTTTTCCACGACGCCCACGTCCGGCGGTCTGAGCTTCGGCGAAAATAGAAAAACCCGCTTCTAAAGGCCCTTCTTTGGCCAGTTCTTTAACCCGGTCATTGCTGGAATCAACCACCGACTTCACTTCAAACTCCGGCGACTGCCGCCACTTTTCCGGGCTTTCATTTTCAATAACCCTGGCCTGCAAAAGCTCAATCGGCCAGGCAAGCTTATAGCCTCGCCCGGTAACCGAAAACAGCTCCAACCCAAGCTCTTCTAGTTTATGAATGTGCTGGTTTACCGCTGCCCGAGATATAGCCAGAGACTCACCAATAGCCTGCCCGGAATGAAACTCACCATTAGCCAGTAAAGTAATTAACTGATCAAGACGTTCCGCCTGCTTCATTTCTCTACCGCCAACTGCACAAGGCCATGTTGGCCCACCAGACGAACTTCAGGTTCCAGCATAATGCCACTGGCATCCGCCACTTGTTTCATAATTTTCAGTGCCAGTTGCGTAATATCACTGCCCGTGGCCTGTGCTTTATTAATCAGTACCAATGCCTGATGCGGGTTAACAGCAGCATCGCCGACAAACGCAGACTTCAGACCTAAATGCTCAATAAGCCACCCAGCCGCCACTTTCACATGGTTATCGGCTACCGGGAAATAGACCATGTCCGGCCATTTCTGCAACAGCCCATCAAGCTGCGCTTTGTTAATAACCGGGTTTTTAAAAAAGCTGCCTGCATTGGGTATAACTTTTGGGTCCGGCAGTTTTTTCTGACGCACTTCCACAACCGTATCGAAAATTTTCTGGGCACTCACATGCCCCTGAAGTTGGTTCAACGGAGCATAGTGAGTAACCGGTTGCCAGTCTTTGGGCAAGCGAAACACCACCGAAGTTATCAACCAACGCCCAGGGTGTTGCTTGAATACACTGTCGCGATACGCGAACTGGCAGGCTTCTTTATTCATAGAAACCCAGCACTTTTCTTTAATATCCCAGGCGGTTACCTGCTCAATAAAGGTTGACACCTCGACACCATATGCCCCGACATTCTGTACCGGAGCAGCACCAACTGAGCCCGGAACTAGCGCTAAGTTCTCCAGCCCGTCGATACTTCTTGCGCGTAAGTCAGCAACAAAGTTATGCCAGTTCTCGCCTGCTGCGGCAGTAATTAAATACGAGCTTTCCTGTTCTTCAATACAGACACCCAGTAGCCGGTTGCAAATGACGGTTCCATAAAAGTCATCAACAAATAAGGTGTTACTGCCCTCACCAAGCAAATAATAAGGTTCTTCAAATGCTA encodes the following:
- a CDS encoding tetratricopeptide repeat protein — protein: MKIVIPMLIAVAGLTAMHKAQAQDVEAVQLYSDAELVEMFATNAHLKRVRDTDRCQLAQDIEAQAELERRPTYQFLYGDMMAWGVCYDRDPELGLLYMEKAAQHGLLEALEQLGRYYHEGVLVQKDIERAILYLREAASLGNLPAQRRFADILLADEGSPYDYEKAYHWLHNSITADKRTYADIEQKLAKLAERMPPSVVEKAKRPLD
- the nspC gene encoding carboxynorspermidine decarboxylase; translation: MSQYTSPEIPSPCYVLDEKLLRKNLELMQKVQEQSGADIILALKGYAMWSAFPLIRQYLKGCTASSVWEAKLAAEEFSREVHAYAPAYKQEDIDELLPLVNHLSFNSVSQWHKYREQTADAGVSVGLRINPEHQEAETELYDPSAPGSRLGIRASELNQQDLTGVEGLHVHNLCECDSFALERTLDAVENRFGEQLKQMKWLNLGGGHLMTRQGYDVDHLIKQLKRLRETYDLQVILEPGSAVAWQTGPLVCEVVDIVENQGQIALLDISATAHMPDVLEMPYRPVITGAGLPAEKAFSYRLGGNSCLAGDVIGEYSFDQPLAVGDRLVFEDMMHYTMVKTSFFNGVQHPAIGILRENGQFDCVRQFSYEDFRNRLS
- the birA gene encoding bifunctional biotin--[acetyl-CoA-carboxylase] ligase/biotin operon repressor BirA translates to MKQAERLDQLITLLANGEFHSGQAIGESLAISRAAVNQHIHKLEELGLELFSVTGRGYKLAWPIELLQARVIENESPEKWRQSPEFEVKSVVDSSNDRVKELAKEGPLEAGFSIFAEAQTAGRGRRGKKWISPFGNNLYFSVYWPLDEGIHGAMGLSLAAGVALAECFTDLGIEGVSVKWPNDVYIRGKKVTGILVDLETSPEGAAHSIIGIGINLTMPEHVGASIDQAWTDLNSELPQPMSRNHIAAQVRASVLSALQQYEQHGLAAFQQSWRRYDCFLDKPVKLIMGQRVCLGTCRGIDENGALLVEDEQGVRRYFGGEVSLRAQDATN
- the murB gene encoding UDP-N-acetylmuramate dehydrogenase gives rise to the protein MIELAERHSFKLPAQCRALIELKSSDDVEQLAFEEPYYLLGEGSNTLFVDDFYGTVICNRLLGVCIEEQESSYLITAAAGENWHNFVADLRARSIDGLENLALVPGSVGAAPVQNVGAYGVEVSTFIEQVTAWDIKEKCWVSMNKEACQFAYRDSVFKQHPGRWLITSVVFRLPKDWQPVTHYAPLNQLQGHVSAQKIFDTVVEVRQKKLPDPKVIPNAGSFFKNPVINKAQLDGLLQKWPDMVYFPVADNHVKVAAGWLIEHLGLKSAFVGDAAVNPHQALVLINKAQATGSDITQLALKIMKQVADASGIMLEPEVRLVGQHGLVQLAVEK
- a CDS encoding type III pantothenate kinase, with product MLLIDAGNTRSKFAWWDADTDKIEILGAIPHQSWLNDLSQPLKDLLLEVVSSRQLEREQQAIGCSVAAVQVMDTLNSSLAELGIKVFWQKTRAQQAGVTNGYTKEPERLGSDRWMALLGCHEQVKQNALIVDAGTALTIDWLMADGRHLGGWIVPGRQLMLNALGQGTANLKGITVNDIERDGLAAGLDTFDGITQGAEAALTGAIAQAIQLSGRYFSDQPFDVVVTGGDGEHLMRTLSVEFCRYDDLLFKGLRLCADNLNS